The sequence below is a genomic window from Candidatus Acetothermia bacterium.
GGGAGGTGCGCTGATGGAGCGACACAATGTTTCCATATCCGGGGCGGGGAAGATCACCGGAGGCGAGTACGGGGACGTGCGCATCGCCGGGTCCGGGCGGGTGGATGGGGACATCACCGCCGAGGAATTCTGCATCTCCGGGTCGGGGAGGGTCCAGGGCAACACCAAGGCCCGGGAGATCACGGTGTCCGGATCGGCCAAGTTCGCCGGCCGGGTGGAGGCGGACGTGCTCGAAACCTCCGGGAGCTGTGGCATCGACGGGGACGCGGAGGTGAAGGAGTTCCGGTGCTCCGGGTCCCAGCGGGTGGGGGGAAAGCTCCGGGCCCACTACGTGCGGGCCAGCGGTTCTCTCCAGGTCGGGCAGGACGTGGAGGCCGACGTGTTCACCTCGTCGGGCAAGTTCGAGATCGGGGGGCTCCTTTCCGCGGACCGGGTGGAGGCCAAGCTCGTGGGGAACAGCCGAGCCCGGGAGATCGGGGGGGAGCGGATCGAGGTGCACACGGGCCCAGGGTTTTCCCTTGGGATCAACTTGGCCGGCCTGCGTCTCGGGAGGTTCGCCACCGGCTCCCTCACCGCGGAGACCATCGAGGGCGACACGGTGGACCTGGAGGCGACCGAGGCCCAGGTCGTGCGGGGGAAGGTGGTCCGCATCGGCCCAGGGTGCCGGATCGGCTGGGTGGAGTACACCGACTCCCTCGAGGTCCACCCCGAGGCCGAGGTGGGGGAGAGGGTCGAGCGATGATCGGGCGCCTCATCGGCAGTCTGATTGGGGTTGCGTCCGGGCTCGTCGGGGCGGCCCTCGGGGCGGGCGGGGCCCTCCTGGGGGCGGCGCTCCTCATCCCGCTCGTCGTGGTGTTGGTCCTCCTTGTAGCCGCCATTCTCCTCCCGATCATCCTCCCCCTCCTCACTGTGGGCGGGGCCTGGCTCCTCGTGCGGATCCTCTTCCCCCGCTATCCTTCCCCGGCAGCGAAACGGAGGCGGGAATGACCCAAGCAAGCGAAGCGGAGTTCTACGCGCTCGTAGACCAGTTCTTCCAGCG
It includes:
- a CDS encoding polymer-forming cytoskeletal protein, with the translated sequence GGALMERHNVSISGAGKITGGEYGDVRIAGSGRVDGDITAEEFCISGSGRVQGNTKAREITVSGSAKFAGRVEADVLETSGSCGIDGDAEVKEFRCSGSQRVGGKLRAHYVRASGSLQVGQDVEADVFTSSGKFEIGGLLSADRVEAKLVGNSRAREIGGERIEVHTGPGFSLGINLAGLRLGRFATGSLTAETIEGDTVDLEATEAQVVRGKVVRIGPGCRIGWVEYTDSLEVHPEAEVGERVER